The Cenarchaeum symbiont of Oopsacas minuta DNA segment AAAAATCAGTTACATATCTGTCTGTGGATAAGAAGGGAAGGATCAACTTGAAAGAATTAGAAGATACAATAACAGATTCCACCGTATTGATATCCATTATGGCTGCAAATAACGAAATTGGTACTATTGCTGATATTGAAGAGATTGGAAAAATTGCCCACAAGAGAAATATCATATTTCATACTGATGCAGCACAGGCAATAGGTCGAATTCCAATTGACGTGGTAAAAATGAATATTGATCTTATGTCCATATCTGCACACAAAATGTATGGGCCAAAAGGAGTTGGAGCACTTTATGTACGTGGGATCAATCCACGGATCAAACCAAGCCCGATATTACATGGCGGAGGTCAAGAAAGAGACATACGTTCTGGAACTTTAAACATACCAGGAATCGTTGGATTTGGCAAGGCCGCAGATATAGCATCTAAGGAGATGCTGAAAGAACAAAAACAATTCATATTGTGGTCTGATATTATGCTTACAGAATTTGAAAAAGTAGGGGGGGCGCTAAACGGATCCAAAAAAGATCGACTTGCACACAATTTGAGCATTTGTTTTCCCGGAATAGAGAGTAAAGCTATAATAAATTCTGTCTCAAAAAAGCTTGCTATATCCTCTGGTTCTGCATGCACTACTCAAACGGTAGAACCGTCACATGTACTTCTTGCCATCGGTCTAAATGAAAATGATGCACATTCATCCATACGTATAGGACTTGGACGGTTTAATACGCTTGAAGAAATAAAAAAATCATCAAAAAT contains these protein-coding regions:
- a CDS encoding aminotransferase class V, whose protein sequence is MQFPIYLDHHATTPLDRRVLDHMMPYLTDDFGNASSLDHKFGHDASLAVESSRKSIANLIGSRPTEIVFTSGATESDNLAIIGTMNQYKDRGNHMITCVTEHKAVLATAEYIETQEKSVTYLSVDKKGRINLKELEDTITDSTVLISIMAANNEIGTIADIEEIGKIAHKRNIIFHTDAAQAIGRIPIDVVKMNIDLMSISAHKMYGPKGVGALYVRGINPRIKPSPILHGGGQERDIRSGTLNIPGIVGFGKAADIASKEMLKEQKQFILWSDIMLTEFEKVGGALNGSKKDRLAHNLSICFPGIESKAIINSVSKKLAISSGSACTTQTVEPSHVLLAIGLNENDAHSSIRIGLGRFNTLEEIKKSSKIITDAVKNIDNI